The genomic window CCGCGAGTCGCCGTGGCTGCGCTCGGCGCTGGCCGCCGGCACCTACGTGCACGTCGGCTCGTTCCGCGACCTGGCACGCGGCGGCCACCTGGCCACGGAACTCGAGCGCCGCGGCTTCGCCGCCCACCTCCTGGACGCCCAGGTCAGCGGCGAGCGCTGGT from bacterium includes these protein-coding regions:
- a CDS encoding SPOR domain-containing protein — translated: RESPWLRSALAAGTYVHVGSFRDLARGGHLATELERRGFAAHLLDAQVSGERWFRVYIGPFATLESAQQAESQLHADRLADWTMVVRIR